One Clarias gariepinus isolate MV-2021 ecotype Netherlands chromosome 18, CGAR_prim_01v2, whole genome shotgun sequence genomic window carries:
- the LOC128506973 gene encoding CMRF35-like molecule 7, with protein sequence MVLIFTFCLILAGTDAVTTVTGYRGRSVQIKCPYTSGYEKNNKYLCRGECPSVGNRDVPVQSGSPAKDSRFSLYDDTTARVFTVNITDLRPEDGGTYWCGIERAVSDIYTEVLLLVKTAGTDAVTTVSGYRGRSVQIKCNYTSEYEKNNKYLCRGECSTWDLKDVPVQSGSPNKDSRFTLYDDTTAKVFTVTITDLRPEDAGTYWCVIERAGKDIYKEILLLVKTDNLTSSTVSHT encoded by the exons ATGGTCCTCATCTTCACCTTCTGCCTGATTCTAG CTGGTACTGATGCTGTAACTACAGTAACTGGATACAGAGGACGATCAGTTCAGATTAAATGTCCCTACACATCTGGATATGAAAAGAACAACAAGTATCTCTGCAGAGGTGAATGTCCATCTGTGGGGAATAGAGACGTTCCTGTTCAGTCTGGATCTCCTGCTAAAGACTCCAGATTCTCTCTGTATGACGACACAACAGCCAGAGTCTTCACCGTCAACATCACTGATCTGAGACCAGAGGATGGAGGAACTTACTGGTGTGGGATAGAGCGGGCAGTAAGTGATATTTACACAGAGGTTTTATTGCTGGTTAAAACAG CTGGTACTGATGCTGTAACTACAGTAAGTGGATACAGAGGACGATCAGTTCAGATTAAATGTAACTACACATCTGAATATGAGAAGAACAACAAGTATCTCTGCAGAGGTGAATGTTCCACCTGGGACCTTAAAGACGTTCCTGTTCAGTCTGGATCTCCTAATAAAGACTCCAGATTCACTCTGTATGACGACACAACAGCCAAAGTCTTCACCGTCACCATCACTGATCTGAGACCAGAGGATGCAGGAACTTACTGGTGTGTGATAGAGCGGGCAGGGAAGGATATTTACAAAGAGATTCTACTGCTGGTTAAAACAG ATAATCTCACCAGCAgtactgtctcacacacc